A genomic region of Pseudomonas abietaniphila contains the following coding sequences:
- a CDS encoding alpha/beta hydrolase — protein sequence MIRAALKWVFVGGLLGLLMGCSPLKVLNALTPESTFSRTADISYGSDPRNKLDVYTPTHPAKDAPVVVFFYGGSWNSGSRGDYRFVGEALASRGIVAVLADYRLYPQVHYQGFLEDSARAVGWTRDHIGQYGGDVSRLYVMGHSAGGYNAAMLALDPKWLASVGMKPSMLRGWIGLAGPYDFLPIENPEVKPVFFFPNSPPDSQPINHVSAASPPALLIAATDDTLVNPQRNTGGMARRLREQGVSVRELYFSKPGHATLVASLSRPMRSLAPVLDEVVSFIHAQDQARVATSAK from the coding sequence ATGATCAGAGCGGCACTGAAATGGGTTTTTGTCGGTGGCCTGCTGGGCCTGTTGATGGGGTGTTCGCCGTTGAAAGTGCTCAATGCCTTGACGCCGGAGAGCACCTTCAGCAGGACGGCAGACATCAGTTACGGCAGCGATCCGCGCAACAAGCTGGACGTCTACACCCCGACGCACCCGGCAAAGGATGCGCCCGTGGTGGTCTTCTTCTATGGCGGCAGCTGGAACAGCGGTTCGCGTGGCGATTACCGCTTCGTCGGCGAAGCGCTGGCTTCCCGTGGGATCGTTGCGGTGCTGGCCGATTACCGGCTTTATCCGCAGGTGCATTACCAGGGGTTTCTGGAGGACAGTGCGCGAGCGGTGGGTTGGACCCGTGATCACATCGGCCAATACGGTGGCGACGTTTCGCGGCTTTACGTGATGGGGCACAGCGCGGGCGGGTACAACGCCGCGATGCTGGCGCTCGATCCCAAGTGGCTGGCCAGTGTGGGCATGAAACCCTCGATGCTGCGTGGCTGGATCGGCCTGGCCGGTCCGTACGATTTTCTGCCCATCGAAAACCCGGAGGTGAAGCCGGTGTTTTTCTTTCCGAACTCACCGCCTGATTCGCAACCGATCAACCACGTCAGTGCCGCCTCGCCACCCGCGCTGTTGATCGCGGCCACAGATGACACCCTGGTCAACCCGCAGCGCAACACGGGCGGCATGGCCCGACGCCTGCGTGAGCAAGGTGTGTCGGTGCGTGAACTGTACTTTTCGAAACCCGGTCACGCCACGCTGGTCGCCTCGCTGTCCCGGCCGATGCGCAGCCTGGCACCGGTGCTGGATGAAGTGGTGAGTTTCATTCATGCGCAGGATCAGGCGCGGGTGGCTACATCGGCGAAGTGA
- the accB gene encoding acetyl-CoA carboxylase biotin carboxyl carrier protein, which translates to MDIRKVKKLIELLEESGIDELEIREGEESVRISRHSKTPAQQYYAPAPVAAPAAPAPAAAPVAAAAAEAPAAAKLNGTVARSPMVGTFYRKASPTSPAFAEVGQTVKKGDTLCIVEAMKMMNHIEAETSGVIESILVEDGQPVEYDQPLFTIV; encoded by the coding sequence ATGGATATCCGTAAAGTCAAGAAACTGATCGAACTGCTGGAAGAATCTGGCATCGACGAACTGGAAATCCGTGAAGGCGAAGAGTCCGTACGAATCAGCCGTCACAGCAAGACTCCAGCGCAGCAGTACTACGCGCCAGCCCCGGTTGCCGCACCTGCAGCACCCGCTCCAGCCGCCGCGCCCGTCGCTGCCGCCGCAGCCGAAGCGCCAGCCGCCGCAAAACTGAACGGCACCGTTGCCCGTTCGCCAATGGTCGGCACCTTCTACCGCAAAGCGTCGCCAACCTCGCCAGCCTTCGCTGAAGTCGGCCAGACCGTGAAGAAAGGCGACACCCTCTGCATCGTCGAAGCGATGAAAATGATGAACCACATCGAAGCCGAAACCAGCGGCGTGATCGAGTCCATCCTCGTCGAAGACGGCCAGCCGGTTGAGTATGACCAGCCGCTGTTCACCATCGTTTGA
- the speA gene encoding arginine decarboxylase, with protein MSVRRTRKDDGSQWTVADSRSVYGIRHWGAGYFAINEAGRVEVRPNGPGSSPIDLYEQVDELRKSGLSLPLLVRFPDILQDRVRQLTGAFDENIERLEYQSKYTALYPIKVNQQEAVVENIIATQDVSIGLEAGSKPELMAVLALAPKGGTIVCNGYKDREFIRLALMGQKLGHNVFIVIEKESEVELVIEEAAELKVAPQVGLRVRLSSLASSKWADTGGEKSKFGLSAAQLLSVVERFTKAGLDQGIRLLHFHMGSQIANLADYQHGFKEAIRYYGELRNLGLPVDHIDVGGGLGVDYDGTHSRNASSINYDMDDYAGVVVGMLKEFCDAQSLPHPHIFSESGRSLTAHHAMLVIQVTDVERHNDEVPEITDKENLPETLQWLIDLLGPTDIEMVTETYWRATHYMSDIASQYSDGKITLAQKALGEQCYFAVCRRLHNSLKARQRSHRQVLDELNDKLADKYICNFSVFQSLPDTWAIDQVLPIIPLHRLDEEPLRRAVLQDLTCDSDGKINQYVDEQSIETSLPVHALNEGEDYLLGVFLVGAYQEILGDMHNLFGDTDSVNIYQNADGSAYSAGIETHDTIEDMLRYVHLSPEELMTHYRDKVASAKISPRERTQYLDALRLGLTRSSYLSS; from the coding sequence ATGTCCGTACGACGCACACGCAAAGACGATGGCAGCCAATGGACCGTGGCAGACAGCCGCAGTGTCTATGGGATTCGTCATTGGGGGGCTGGTTATTTTGCAATCAACGAAGCCGGTCGCGTTGAAGTTCGTCCCAATGGTCCGGGCAGCTCGCCCATCGACCTTTACGAGCAGGTAGACGAGCTGCGCAAGAGCGGTTTGTCCTTGCCACTGCTGGTGCGCTTCCCGGACATCCTGCAAGACCGCGTACGTCAGCTGACCGGTGCGTTCGACGAAAACATCGAGCGCCTGGAATACCAGAGCAAGTACACCGCGCTGTACCCGATCAAGGTCAACCAGCAGGAAGCGGTGGTTGAAAACATCATTGCCACGCAGGACGTTTCCATCGGTCTGGAAGCCGGTTCCAAGCCTGAGCTGATGGCGGTGCTGGCCCTGGCGCCGAAGGGCGGCACCATCGTCTGCAATGGTTACAAGGACCGCGAATTCATTCGTCTGGCACTGATGGGCCAGAAGCTGGGCCACAACGTCTTCATCGTCATCGAGAAAGAGTCCGAAGTCGAACTGGTGATCGAAGAAGCCGCCGAGCTCAAGGTCGCGCCACAGGTCGGCCTGCGCGTGCGCCTGTCGTCGCTGGCGTCGAGCAAGTGGGCTGATACCGGTGGCGAAAAGTCCAAGTTCGGTCTGTCCGCCGCGCAGCTGTTGTCGGTGGTCGAGCGTTTCACCAAGGCGGGCCTGGATCAGGGCATTCGTTTGCTGCACTTCCACATGGGCTCGCAGATCGCCAACCTGGCGGACTATCAGCACGGTTTCAAGGAAGCCATTCGTTACTACGGCGAGCTGCGCAATCTGGGCCTGCCGGTCGATCACATCGACGTCGGTGGTGGCCTGGGGGTCGACTACGACGGCACGCACTCGCGTAACGCCAGCTCCATCAACTACGACATGGACGATTACGCCGGTGTCGTGGTCGGCATGCTCAAGGAGTTCTGCGATGCGCAGAGCCTGCCGCATCCGCACATCTTCTCGGAAAGCGGCCGGTCGCTGACCGCGCACCACGCAATGCTGGTGATTCAGGTCACCGACGTCGAGCGTCACAACGATGAAGTGCCAGAGATCACCGACAAGGAAAACCTGCCGGAAACCCTGCAGTGGCTGATCGATCTGCTGGGTCCGACTGACATCGAGATGGTCACCGAAACCTACTGGCGTGCCACGCACTACATGAGTGACATCGCGTCGCAGTACTCGGATGGCAAGATCACGCTGGCGCAGAAAGCCTTGGGCGAGCAGTGCTATTTCGCGGTCTGCCGCCGCCTGCACAACTCGTTGAAGGCGCGTCAGCGCTCGCACCGTCAGGTGCTGGACGAACTCAACGACAAGCTGGCCGACAAGTACATCTGCAACTTCTCGGTGTTCCAGAGCCTGCCGGACACCTGGGCGATCGATCAGGTACTGCCGATCATCCCGTTGCACCGTCTGGACGAAGAGCCGCTGCGTCGTGCCGTGCTGCAAGACCTGACCTGCGACTCCGACGGCAAGATCAACCAGTACGTCGACGAGCAGAGCATCGAAACCAGCCTGCCGGTCCACGCCCTGAACGAAGGCGAAGATTATCTGCTGGGCGTCTTCCTGGTCGGCGCGTATCAGGAAATCCTGGGCGACATGCACAACCTGTTCGGTGACACCGACTCGGTGAACATCTACCAAAACGCCGACGGCAGCGCCTATTCGGCAGGGATCGAAACCCACGACACCATCGAAGACATGCTGCGTTACGTGCACTTGTCGCCGGAAGAACTGATGACCCACTACCGGGACAAGGTTGCCAGCGCCAAGATCAGCCCGCGTGAGCGTACGCAATACCTGGACGCCCTGCGCCTGGGTCTGACGCGGTCTTCCTACCTGTCGTCCTGA
- a CDS encoding contractile injection system protein, VgrG/Pvc8 family: MHPFVNAPHLLLELNRPKRMLDVLTCKGGETYNRPYSFQLEVVVPLGATLDAHELLFSPAFLHLKNAPSGIHGHIQSIVRSTTEFVFGDLSRVRPRHYLITLGPRLGLMAYRHNRRIFQDMTAQQIITQVLSEHGIDDTAYLWQRKQPCQVRDYCAQYSESDLQLVQRLCDEEKVHYHFEHTRNRHVVVFTDTPDIATSGVSLPPADGAADDTQGDLPRTMPQRSSVQRACVVGRLFEPASLDARGRLKVRFEWGNQGEGARFNECWIPVDPALKSVDHPWWGGMEVMVSFRDDNPEDPFITHRLWDPDINPLVHGAPASAPSRGITARVDRCAFLGDSQQFSIDDELTVQMAENNELQFRVGSSHVTLDNDTLTLSGSRVALSSLSDPESDGAGKGA; this comes from the coding sequence ATGCACCCGTTCGTCAATGCCCCCCATCTGCTTCTGGAGCTCAATCGTCCCAAGCGGATGCTTGATGTACTGACCTGCAAGGGGGGCGAAACCTATAACCGGCCGTACAGCTTCCAGCTGGAGGTCGTCGTCCCTCTCGGTGCCACGCTGGACGCCCATGAGTTGTTGTTCAGTCCGGCTTTTCTGCACTTGAAAAACGCCCCGTCGGGCATTCATGGGCATATCCAGAGCATCGTGCGCAGTACGACGGAGTTTGTCTTCGGCGACTTGTCGCGGGTGCGGCCCAGGCATTACCTGATCACCCTGGGCCCACGCTTGGGGCTCATGGCGTATCGGCATAACCGACGCATCTTTCAGGACATGACCGCCCAGCAGATCATCACGCAAGTGTTGAGCGAGCACGGCATCGATGACACCGCTTACCTGTGGCAGCGCAAACAACCGTGTCAGGTTCGCGATTACTGCGCTCAGTACAGCGAGAGCGATTTGCAACTGGTGCAACGGTTGTGCGACGAGGAGAAGGTGCACTATCACTTCGAGCACACACGCAACCGGCATGTGGTGGTGTTTACCGACACGCCTGACATCGCCACCTCCGGCGTCTCGCTGCCCCCTGCCGACGGGGCTGCCGACGACACTCAGGGTGACCTGCCAAGGACGATGCCTCAGCGTTCGAGCGTGCAGCGGGCGTGTGTCGTCGGCAGGTTGTTCGAGCCCGCCAGCCTGGATGCGAGGGGACGACTCAAGGTCCGGTTCGAATGGGGTAATCAGGGCGAAGGAGCACGCTTCAACGAGTGCTGGATTCCGGTAGACCCTGCCCTCAAGAGCGTCGATCACCCATGGTGGGGCGGCATGGAAGTCATGGTGAGTTTTCGGGACGACAACCCGGAGGATCCGTTTATCACTCACAGACTGTGGGACCCCGACATCAATCCTCTCGTGCACGGAGCGCCCGCCAGCGCGCCTTCCAGAGGAATTACGGCACGCGTCGACCGATGTGCGTTTCTGGGCGACTCACAGCAGTTCTCGATCGACGATGAGTTGACGGTGCAGATGGCCGAGAACAACGAATTGCAGTTCAGGGTGGGGTCGAGCCACGTCACCCTCGATAACGACACCCTCACGCTGAGTGGCTCGCGGGTTGCCTTGTCGTCCCTCTCCGACCCTGAGAGTGACGGAGCAGGGAAGGGCGCTTGA
- a CDS encoding protein-disulfide reductase DsbD, protein MRRLLCLLLLTFALPAFSASLLDSRPASTLGGAAIDNSKDFLPVRQAFQLNLIDTSPESIKLQFVATEGYYLYRHRFQFRTEPADIGLGAAQLPDGEKKHDEYFGDVEVYHGILDISLPRKAGDTRPFTLVVTYQGCADKGLCYPPETERLSIAGAALSTADAGPTTDQGKTPLSWKQLALFFLAGVGLTFTPCVLPMLPILSGVVLRGQIGGLRGFSLSLAYVLPMAICFALLGALMGLFGASLNLQARLQSAWVLVPFSLFFVVFAIAMFGAFELRLPRALNDRLDRIAGNTQGGSLWGAAVLGVVSSLLVSPCVSAPLAGALLYISASGDALGGALKLFALGLGMGAPLVVVATGGAAWLPKSGPWLVTVKNAIGVLLLALAIGLLSRVIPGQATLVLIGLLWAGVALFLGALEFNEKTPRGRLSQLLGLLLLVYALSCWYGALSGQTDPLRPLGRPQVAQIAGENTGKTAEQWQTVTQVNDLNRILDESKNAEKPVLVDWYADWCISCKVIEHEVLPDPKIVSQLKGFRLIRFDMTDSSPEQRALLDRYKLFGPPALLFFGKDGNELTNARVVGEIDVEGFSEHLTRANDQI, encoded by the coding sequence ATGCGCCGCCTGCTTTGTCTGTTACTGCTGACCTTCGCCCTGCCCGCCTTCAGCGCGAGCCTGCTGGACAGTCGGCCCGCTTCCACGCTGGGCGGCGCAGCCATTGACAACAGCAAGGACTTCCTGCCGGTCCGCCAGGCCTTTCAACTGAACCTGATAGACACCTCGCCTGAGTCCATCAAGTTGCAGTTCGTCGCCACCGAAGGCTATTACCTGTACCGCCATCGCTTCCAGTTTCGGACCGAGCCAGCGGATATCGGCCTGGGCGCTGCGCAACTGCCCGATGGCGAAAAGAAACACGATGAGTACTTCGGCGACGTAGAGGTCTATCACGGCATTCTCGACATCAGCCTTCCCCGCAAAGCCGGTGATACCCGCCCCTTCACCTTGGTCGTGACCTATCAGGGCTGCGCTGACAAGGGCCTGTGCTATCCACCGGAAACCGAACGATTGAGCATAGCCGGTGCCGCACTTTCGACGGCGGATGCAGGCCCCACAACAGACCAAGGCAAAACACCGCTCAGTTGGAAACAACTGGCGCTGTTCTTCCTCGCAGGCGTCGGACTCACGTTCACGCCCTGCGTATTGCCCATGCTGCCGATCCTTTCCGGTGTGGTGCTGCGAGGGCAGATTGGCGGGTTGCGCGGCTTCTCGTTATCGCTCGCGTATGTGCTGCCGATGGCGATCTGTTTCGCGCTTCTCGGTGCGCTGATGGGCCTGTTCGGCGCCAGCCTCAACCTGCAGGCGCGCCTCCAGTCGGCGTGGGTGCTGGTTCCGTTTTCACTGTTCTTCGTGGTGTTCGCCATCGCCATGTTCGGCGCCTTCGAACTGCGCCTGCCCCGCGCACTGAACGACCGACTCGACCGCATCGCGGGCAATACCCAAGGCGGCTCGCTGTGGGGTGCCGCGGTGCTGGGCGTGGTTTCGAGCCTGCTGGTTTCACCTTGCGTTTCTGCGCCACTGGCCGGTGCGCTGCTTTATATCAGCGCCAGCGGTGACGCACTGGGCGGCGCGCTGAAATTGTTTGCCCTGGGCCTGGGCATGGGCGCGCCACTGGTCGTCGTGGCCACGGGCGGTGCCGCCTGGCTGCCGAAGAGCGGCCCTTGGTTGGTAACGGTCAAGAACGCCATTGGCGTCTTGCTACTGGCGCTGGCGATCGGGCTACTCAGCCGGGTCATTCCGGGCCAAGCCACATTGGTGCTGATCGGCCTGCTGTGGGCCGGCGTCGCGCTGTTTCTTGGCGCGCTGGAATTCAACGAGAAGACCCCTCGTGGTCGCCTGTCCCAACTGCTCGGCTTGCTTCTCTTGGTCTACGCTCTCTCCTGCTGGTATGGCGCACTAAGCGGGCAGACCGACCCGTTACGACCGTTGGGCCGCCCACAGGTCGCGCAGATCGCCGGTGAAAACACTGGAAAAACGGCAGAGCAATGGCAGACCGTGACACAGGTTAACGATCTGAACCGGATCCTCGATGAGTCGAAAAACGCCGAAAAACCGGTGTTGGTCGACTGGTACGCGGACTGGTGCATCAGCTGCAAGGTCATCGAGCATGAAGTGTTGCCCGATCCGAAAATTGTCAGCCAGCTCAAGGGGTTTCGTTTGATCCGCTTCGACATGACTGACAGCAGTCCCGAGCAGCGTGCGTTGCTGGATCGTTATAAATTGTTTGGCCCCCCAGCTTTGCTGTTTTTCGGAAAAGACGGGAACGAGCTGACAAATGCGCGTGTCGTCGGCGAAATCGACGTTGAGGGCTTCTCCGAGCACCTTACTAGAGCAAATGACCAAATTTAG
- a CDS encoding DUF2333 family protein: MLDWKKRSGTAGGGERVEEKPVGKAPRGYWGGLFFSRAVGAVVGLYLVVTVVLGIWWSSEPPMFAVQQQAQAAAEREGKQMVIGYTTVETLKTVASTLLDKPGGYISNDRFPPGLWMDNMPSWEYGVLVQVRDLSRALRKDFARSQSQSAEDGDLARAEPLFNFDNKSWVLPSSESQYRDGIAALSRYQARLSDPNQKGALFYTRADNLNNWLGDVGTRLGSLSQRLSASVGRVKLNSTLKTEAQSTVTVKPGEVPQVDEEIVETPWMQIDNVFYEARGQAWALSHLLRAIEVDFADVLAKKNATVSVRQIIRELEASQEPMWSPVILNGSPFGVFANHSLVMANYLSRANAAVIDLRQLLSQG, encoded by the coding sequence ATGCTGGATTGGAAGAAGCGCTCGGGCACTGCGGGCGGGGGTGAGCGTGTTGAAGAGAAGCCCGTAGGCAAGGCGCCTCGGGGTTATTGGGGCGGTTTGTTTTTCAGCCGTGCCGTGGGGGCCGTGGTCGGCCTCTATCTGGTCGTCACCGTGGTGCTGGGCATCTGGTGGAGCAGCGAGCCGCCTATGTTTGCGGTCCAGCAACAGGCTCAGGCCGCCGCCGAGCGTGAAGGCAAGCAGATGGTGATCGGCTACACCACCGTCGAGACGCTCAAGACCGTCGCATCGACCCTGCTCGACAAGCCCGGCGGTTACATTTCCAACGACCGTTTCCCGCCTGGCTTATGGATGGACAACATGCCGAGCTGGGAATATGGCGTGCTGGTCCAGGTCCGTGATCTGAGCCGCGCCCTGCGCAAGGACTTTGCCCGTTCGCAATCGCAGTCGGCTGAAGACGGCGATCTGGCGCGCGCCGAGCCGTTGTTCAACTTCGACAACAAGAGCTGGGTGCTGCCTTCAAGCGAATCCCAATACCGCGATGGCATCGCTGCGCTGAGCCGTTATCAGGCGCGCTTGTCCGATCCGAACCAGAAAGGCGCGTTGTTTTACACCCGCGCCGACAACCTGAACAACTGGCTGGGCGATGTCGGCACCCGTCTGGGTTCGCTGTCCCAGCGGCTGTCTGCCAGCGTAGGTCGCGTCAAGCTCAACAGCACGCTGAAAACCGAAGCGCAGTCCACGGTGACCGTGAAGCCGGGCGAAGTGCCGCAGGTCGATGAAGAAATCGTTGAAACCCCATGGATGCAGATCGACAACGTGTTCTACGAGGCACGTGGTCAGGCGTGGGCGTTGTCGCATTTGCTGCGTGCCATTGAGGTCGACTTCGCCGACGTGCTGGCGAAAAAGAACGCCACCGTGAGTGTGCGCCAGATCATTCGTGAGCTGGAAGCGTCGCAAGAGCCTATGTGGAGCCCGGTGATTCTCAACGGCAGCCCGTTCGGTGTGTTCGCCAACCATTCGCTGGTCATGGCCAACTACCTGTCGCGCGCCAACGCGGCGGTGATCGACTTGCGTCAACTGTTGTCCCAGGGTTGA
- the aroQ gene encoding type II 3-dehydroquinate dehydratase: MATFLVLHGPNLNLLGTREPGIYGSITLADINQDLEKRAREAGHHLMYLQSNAEYELIDRIHAARDEGVDFILINPAAFTHTSVAIRDALLGVSIPFIEVHLSNVHKREPFRHHSYFSDVAVGVICGLGASGYRLALEAALEQLATRSKA; encoded by the coding sequence ATGGCGACTTTTCTGGTTCTTCACGGACCTAACCTGAACCTGCTGGGCACCCGTGAACCGGGGATCTATGGCTCGATCACGTTGGCCGATATCAACCAGGATCTGGAGAAGCGTGCGCGCGAAGCCGGCCACCATCTGATGTACCTGCAAAGCAACGCCGAGTACGAATTGATTGATCGCATCCACGCTGCGCGCGATGAAGGTGTGGATTTCATTCTGATCAATCCGGCTGCTTTTACTCACACAAGTGTCGCAATACGTGACGCATTGCTGGGAGTGAGCATCCCATTCATCGAAGTGCACCTCTCGAATGTGCACAAGCGCGAACCTTTCCGCCATCACTCCTACTTTTCAGATGTCGCTGTAGGCGTGATCTGCGGCCTTGGCGCCAGCGGTTACCGACTGGCCCTGGAGGCTGCCCTGGAACAACTGGCCACCCGTTCGAAGGCGTGA
- a CDS encoding PleD family two-component system response regulator, with product MTEAEDPSRDRLKHHFAQRVIHQARQILEVWQRLQQSEWSVADMEELSEANQRLLRFAERFEQAEHAQLARGISQSLQEVEANRGRLSSALITDLNRLMQRLSRTGLRHGDRLEHTALPPLRKPIYVMLQDHERGERLAKQLEFFGLSAQSLDSIQAFHATLAERLPAAVVMDVDFGGVGEGLKLAAKMQEGLEQKLPLLFFSHHETDTPTRLAAVRAGGEEFLTGTLEASSLLEKIEILTRVAQYEPYKVLIIDDSRAQATHTERLLNSAGIVTRTLFDPIKTMAELAEFQPDLIILDMYMPGCTGTELAKVIRHNDRYVSVPIIYLSAEDDLDKQLDAMSEGGDDFLTKPIKPRHLITTVRNRAARARNLKARMVRDSLTGLYNHTHILQLLEDCSFRARRENKPLSFAMLDIDHFKKVNDGHGHPMGDRVIKSLALFLKQRLRKTDYIGRYGGEEFAVVMPDTDLKAAYGVLDEIRRRFAEIHYPAQPTDLFCTFSAGVVELGEHDDALMMASQADDALYRAKKAGRNQVHGLRDELTPQKKHPTMDIT from the coding sequence ATGACCGAAGCAGAAGATCCGAGCCGCGACCGCCTCAAGCACCATTTCGCCCAGCGCGTCATTCACCAGGCACGTCAGATCCTGGAGGTATGGCAGCGCCTGCAGCAGAGCGAATGGTCGGTGGCCGACATGGAGGAACTCAGTGAGGCAAACCAGCGGTTGCTGCGTTTCGCCGAGCGCTTCGAACAGGCCGAGCACGCTCAACTGGCGCGCGGCATCAGTCAGTCCCTGCAGGAGGTGGAAGCCAACCGGGGTCGCTTGAGCAGCGCGTTGATCACTGATCTCAACCGCCTGATGCAGCGCCTGTCACGCACCGGCCTGCGTCATGGCGACCGCTTGGAACACACGGCGCTTCCACCACTGCGCAAGCCCATTTACGTGATGCTTCAGGATCATGAACGTGGCGAGCGACTGGCCAAACAGCTGGAATTCTTCGGGTTGAGTGCGCAGTCGCTCGACAGCATCCAGGCGTTTCACGCGACGCTGGCCGAGCGTTTGCCGGCCGCTGTGGTGATGGACGTGGATTTTGGCGGCGTCGGCGAAGGCCTGAAACTGGCGGCCAAGATGCAGGAAGGCCTTGAGCAGAAACTGCCGTTGCTGTTCTTCAGCCATCACGAAACCGATACGCCCACGCGACTGGCCGCCGTGCGCGCTGGCGGCGAAGAGTTTCTGACCGGCACGCTGGAAGCCTCCAGCCTGCTGGAGAAGATCGAGATTCTGACGCGGGTCGCGCAGTACGAACCTTATAAAGTGCTGATCATCGATGACTCGCGCGCGCAGGCCACGCACACCGAGCGTTTGCTCAACAGCGCAGGCATCGTCACGCGCACGCTGTTCGATCCGATCAAGACCATGGCCGAGCTGGCGGAATTTCAGCCGGACCTGATCATCCTCGACATGTACATGCCCGGCTGCACTGGCACTGAACTTGCGAAGGTGATTCGCCACAACGACCGTTATGTCAGCGTGCCGATCATCTACCTCTCGGCCGAAGACGATCTGGATAAACAGCTGGACGCGATGAGCGAAGGTGGTGACGACTTCCTCACCAAGCCGATCAAGCCACGGCACTTGATCACCACCGTGCGCAACCGCGCGGCGCGGGCGCGCAACCTCAAGGCGCGCATGGTACGCGACAGCCTCACCGGGCTTTATAACCACACGCACATTCTGCAATTGCTCGAGGATTGCAGTTTCCGCGCACGCCGCGAGAACAAACCGCTGAGCTTTGCGATGCTGGACATCGACCACTTCAAGAAGGTCAATGACGGCCACGGCCACCCCATGGGTGACCGGGTGATCAAAAGCCTGGCGTTGTTCCTGAAACAGCGCCTGCGCAAGACCGACTACATCGGTCGTTACGGCGGCGAAGAGTTCGCAGTGGTCATGCCCGACACCGACCTGAAGGCCGCCTACGGCGTGCTCGACGAAATCCGCCGGCGCTTCGCCGAGATCCATTACCCGGCACAACCGACCGATCTGTTCTGCACATTCAGCGCCGGTGTGGTCGAGCTGGGCGAACACGACGATGCGTTGATGATGGCGTCACAGGCAGACGACGCGCTATACCGCGCGAAGAAGGCCGGGCGCAATCAGGTGCATGGGTTGCGAGACGAGTTAACGCCCCAGAAGAAGCATCCGACGATGGACATCACCTAG
- a CDS encoding NUDIX hydrolase produces the protein MSVSENEVAHRAASDAELIAWVDRQDQLLGSLPRAQLRERGLIGRGTYILLFNSAGELCVHRRTLSKAIYPGYWDVAAGGMVQADESYVESAARELEEELGVAGVELTAHEQFFFDQPDNRLWCAVFSAVWDGPLKLQPEEVIEARFIAVDQVLRETAEKPYCPDSLAALKRYLGNVANVP, from the coding sequence ATGTCCGTCTCTGAGAATGAAGTCGCGCACCGCGCGGCTTCCGATGCCGAACTGATTGCCTGGGTTGATCGTCAGGATCAACTGCTCGGCTCGCTGCCTCGCGCCCAGCTGCGCGAGCGCGGGCTGATTGGCCGTGGCACGTACATTCTTTTGTTCAATTCAGCAGGCGAGTTGTGCGTGCACCGGCGCACGCTCAGCAAGGCGATCTATCCCGGTTACTGGGATGTCGCCGCGGGCGGTATGGTCCAGGCCGATGAGAGTTACGTCGAATCGGCTGCGCGGGAACTGGAAGAGGAACTGGGCGTGGCGGGAGTCGAGCTGACCGCCCACGAGCAGTTTTTTTTCGATCAGCCGGACAACCGGTTGTGGTGCGCAGTGTTTTCCGCGGTCTGGGACGGACCCTTGAAGCTCCAGCCTGAAGAAGTGATTGAAGCGCGCTTCATCGCGGTCGATCAGGTGCTGCGCGAAACCGCCGAAAAGCCTTATTGCCCGGACTCTCTGGCCGCGTTGAAGCGCTATTTGGGCAACGTCGCAAATGTCCCGTAA
- a CDS encoding translation initiation factor Sui1 → MAKKAASFAALGGLVFSTDAGRHCPECRQPVDACICKKSVIPEGDGIARVRRESKGRGGKTVTTITGVPLAEDALKDLATTLKRRCGTGGALKDGVIEIQGDHVETLLAELVKQGFKAKKSGG, encoded by the coding sequence GTGGCCAAAAAAGCCGCATCCTTCGCCGCCCTCGGTGGCCTGGTATTTTCAACCGACGCTGGACGGCACTGTCCCGAATGCCGTCAGCCCGTCGATGCCTGTATCTGCAAGAAATCCGTTATCCCCGAAGGTGATGGCATTGCCCGAGTTCGTCGCGAAAGCAAAGGTCGCGGCGGCAAGACGGTGACCACCATCACGGGCGTGCCGCTGGCCGAAGATGCACTCAAGGACCTGGCGACTACGCTCAAACGTCGTTGCGGAACCGGTGGTGCACTCAAGGACGGCGTGATCGAGATTCAAGGTGATCATGTCGAGACGCTGCTGGCGGAACTGGTCAAGCAGGGCTTCAAGGCGAAAAAGTCGGGCGGTTGA